A genomic segment from Malus domestica chromosome 05, GDT2T_hap1 encodes:
- the LOC139195989 gene encoding conserved oligomeric Golgi complex subunit 3-like, translating to MIRSHVPSVLKGASSQVQAAIRGSGGNNASVSEGVEASVIYVRFKAAASELKPVLEEIESRASRKEYTQILTECHKLYCEQRLSLVS from the exons ATGATTCGTTCTCATGTACCTTCAGTTCTCAAAGGTGCTTCTTCTCAG GTACAGGCAGCTATCCGGGGCAGTGGTGGCAATAACGCATCTGTTTCTGAGGGTGTAGAAGCATCTGTTATATATGTCCGTTTCAAAGCAGCAGCAAGTGAG CTTAAGCCAGTGCTGGAGGAAATTGAAAGCAGAGCATCAAGGAAAGAATATACTCAGATCCTTACAGAATGCCACAAACTATATTGTGAAcagagactttccttggtgagctaa